A window of Chitinophagales bacterium contains these coding sequences:
- a CDS encoding TlpA family protein disulfide reductase, producing MIRYKTIFFLIALSLGSLSAMAQPRFGKPATEIALPTEAGDTITLSSLKGKVVLLDFWASWCGPCRVSNKGLGKLYEKYKDKGFEIYGVSLDENKKAWINAVKKDKITWLQVNDNGGWEAKTALQWNINQIPTSYLIDKQGILIGMDLEPEQLEALLEDLLK from the coding sequence ATGATCCGTTATAAAACAATATTCTTCCTGATTGCCCTTTCTCTGGGCAGTTTGTCGGCCATGGCCCAACCCCGTTTTGGGAAACCGGCCACGGAAATCGCCCTGCCAACAGAGGCAGGCGATACGATAACATTATCTTCCCTGAAAGGGAAGGTGGTCTTACTCGATTTTTGGGCGTCCTGGTGCGGTCCCTGTCGGGTATCCAATAAAGGCCTGGGTAAATTGTATGAAAAATACAAGGACAAAGGCTTTGAGATTTACGGGGTCTCCCTTGATGAAAACAAGAAGGCCTGGATAAATGCCGTGAAAAAGGATAAGATCACCTGGTTGCAGGTGAATGACAATGGGGGATGGGAGGCAAAGACCGCTTTGCAATGGAATATCAATCAGATACCTACTTCCTACCTCATCGATAAACAAGGCATCCTTATTGGCATGGACCTTGAACCCGAACAATTAGAAGCCCTTTTGGAGGATCTATTGAAATAA
- a CDS encoding carboxypeptidase-like regulatory domain-containing protein, with translation MKIFFLIVLLVPGLFIQAQDKGRTADTTISFLVMGNCDMCKKRIEEAAKGKGVSKAQWDQVSKALTVTYQPRVTSVEKIHDRIATAGHDTPLRTARDEVYNALPDCCLYRAGSHLTMEEDAVYGVVLEIDAQQQYKPLAGASILLGGTTEGLSTNENGYFKIPHVPENGFLLVSYSGFQASRIDIQPGQHLSIILNAAHELQEVRIISSRRPAYVSPQSVIRTQIMTDKELTKAACCNLSESFETNSSVDVSFNDGVTGTKQIQLMGLAGQYTYMTVENMPGPRGLAIAGGLNSIPGTWIESIQLTKGPGSVLNGPEGLAGQVNIELKKPEKMEKLFLNGYVNQMGKTDLNLNLSRQLSKKWSTALLVHHAFMNNREVDFNEDGFRDIPTGTLSTLLNRWRYDNGKGMMVQAGARLLWEDKTAGQTQYDPAQHRNSMSVYGMGMESRRYELFGKWGYVFPKKKYSSLGLQVSHFVHDQEDHFSWREYSARQGNLYANLIYQSIFSNTNHKFKTGLSYTTDDIQEKFINQSFDRVERTSGAFFEYSGSSGKQWEWVIGLRGDQNNLYGFYVTPRVHLRFQPRSKTVVRLSAGRGQRTANILAENRVVFISARNLSFLNTSPGKAYGLDPEIAWNLGISIDQRFRLAGRDGNIAFDLFHTYFQNQVVIDMEGSARKLDIYNLDGKSFANSFQTEIQYEVLPRLDARIAYRYYDVQVTYQGSLKQKPFVSPHRAFINLAYTLAGWKWDATLSYYSPKRLPTTEDNPVGFRFPERSPGYTLLNMQVSKSLGKNNPLEFYLGGENLGGIIQKELIIAPQDPFGPLFDASLVWGPVTGRMLYAGFRWKIGE, from the coding sequence ATGAAAATATTTTTTTTAATCGTACTTCTTGTCCCGGGCCTGTTCATACAGGCCCAGGATAAGGGTCGTACAGCAGATACCACAATCAGTTTCCTTGTCATGGGCAATTGCGATATGTGTAAAAAACGTATCGAAGAAGCTGCAAAAGGTAAAGGGGTTTCCAAAGCACAATGGGATCAGGTCAGTAAAGCATTGACCGTTACCTATCAACCCAGGGTTACATCGGTGGAGAAGATCCATGACCGCATTGCCACCGCCGGACATGATACTCCCTTGCGTACAGCCCGTGATGAAGTGTACAATGCCCTGCCGGATTGTTGTTTGTACCGGGCAGGTTCTCACCTGACCATGGAAGAAGATGCCGTCTATGGCGTTGTATTGGAAATTGATGCACAGCAACAATACAAACCGCTCGCGGGCGCTTCCATCTTACTTGGTGGTACCACCGAAGGGTTATCGACCAATGAGAATGGGTATTTTAAGATTCCCCATGTTCCGGAGAATGGATTCCTGCTCGTCAGTTATTCAGGATTTCAGGCAAGCCGCATTGATATTCAACCAGGGCAACACCTCAGTATCATCCTCAACGCGGCCCATGAATTGCAGGAAGTGAGGATCATCTCCTCCAGAAGACCTGCTTATGTATCTCCCCAATCTGTTATCCGGACACAGATCATGACGGATAAGGAATTGACCAAGGCCGCTTGTTGTAACCTCTCCGAAAGTTTTGAGACAAATTCTTCCGTCGATGTTTCCTTTAATGATGGCGTGACTGGAACAAAACAGATCCAGTTAATGGGACTGGCCGGACAATACACGTATATGACCGTGGAGAATATGCCCGGGCCTCGTGGCCTCGCGATCGCCGGTGGCCTGAACTCAATACCCGGTACCTGGATCGAATCCATTCAACTGACCAAAGGACCGGGTTCAGTACTAAATGGCCCGGAAGGATTGGCCGGACAGGTAAACATCGAATTAAAGAAACCGGAGAAGATGGAAAAATTGTTCCTCAATGGTTATGTGAACCAAATGGGCAAGACAGACCTCAACCTGAACCTTTCCAGACAACTCAGCAAGAAATGGTCTACAGCCCTTCTGGTCCACCATGCTTTTATGAATAACCGGGAGGTAGATTTTAATGAGGATGGATTTCGTGATATACCAACAGGTACCTTAAGCACCCTCCTGAACCGCTGGCGCTATGATAATGGAAAAGGAATGATGGTACAGGCCGGAGCAAGGTTATTATGGGAAGATAAAACCGCCGGACAAACCCAATATGATCCTGCCCAACACCGCAATTCCATGAGTGTATATGGAATGGGCATGGAGTCGCGCCGATATGAATTGTTTGGGAAATGGGGTTATGTATTTCCCAAAAAGAAATACAGTAGCCTGGGCCTTCAGGTTTCCCACTTTGTACATGATCAGGAAGATCATTTTAGTTGGAGAGAATATTCGGCCAGACAAGGAAACCTTTATGCCAACCTGATCTATCAATCCATATTCTCCAATACCAATCATAAGTTTAAAACAGGATTGAGTTATACGACCGATGATATACAGGAAAAATTCATCAACCAATCCTTTGACCGTGTGGAAAGAACCAGCGGTGCATTCTTTGAATATTCCGGTTCCTCTGGTAAACAATGGGAGTGGGTCATTGGATTAAGGGGTGACCAGAATAATCTTTATGGATTCTATGTTACTCCAAGGGTACACCTGCGTTTTCAACCACGATCCAAAACCGTGGTTCGCCTAAGCGCAGGACGAGGTCAACGCACTGCGAATATCCTGGCCGAGAACCGGGTGGTATTTATCAGTGCCCGCAATCTGTCCTTCCTTAACACATCACCCGGAAAAGCGTATGGCCTCGATCCGGAAATTGCCTGGAATTTGGGAATTTCCATCGACCAACGGTTTCGCCTGGCAGGTCGTGATGGGAATATTGCCTTTGACCTGTTTCATACCTACTTCCAGAATCAGGTCGTCATTGATATGGAGGGATCTGCCAGGAAACTGGATATTTATAACCTGGATGGAAAATCATTTGCCAACAGTTTCCAAACAGAGATCCAGTATGAGGTATTACCCCGTCTGGATGCCCGGATCGCCTATCGCTATTATGATGTACAGGTCACCTACCAGGGGAGTTTAAAACAAAAACCATTTGTTTCACCTCATCGCGCCTTCATCAACCTGGCCTATACCCTCGCAGGTTGGAAATGGGATGCTACACTGAGTTATTATAGTCCTAAGCGATTGCCCACAACCGAAGATAACCCGGTCGGGTTCCGTTTTCCCGAACGATCACCAGGCTATACCCTCCTCAATATGCAGGTAAGCAAAAGCCTTGGTAAGAATAACCCCCTGGAGTTTTACCTCGGCGGGGAAAACCTCGGCGGAATTATTCAAAAAGAACTGATCATTGCACCCCAGGATCCATTTGGGCCTTTATTTGATGCCTCTCTGGTTTGGGGTCCGGTAACAGGCAGAATGTTGTATGCCGGGTTCAGATGGAAAATCGGAGAATAG
- a CDS encoding TonB-dependent receptor, with amino-acid sequence MKRILTMGYLLGMSLLGQAQETVAEGKIINQEGEPILAATIQWQKRKAISDSTGYFRLTIPTKGKISLHISAMGYEPLDTVMTSVMNGVFKLTREVKVGEEVVITGTLRSVRRSESPVAVEIFTPQFFKRNPAPSIFEALQQVNGVRPQLNCNVCNTGDIHINGLEGPYTMVTIDGMPIVSSLASVYGLFGIPVQLIDRVEIVKGPASGLYGSEAIGGLINIITRQPEKAPRWAIDGMTSSWSEQQWDIGSRFRIGKKASQLLGINYYRYQLPVDNNEDGFTDLTLQHRVSIFSKLSLARKMNREAHLAGRYFYEDRWGGQMNWTPAFRGSDSIYGESIYTNRWEIIGKYQLPIPGNWNFSFSGTGHRQNSFYGITPYFARQHIGFGQLLGHLRFAPRHQTLIGLALRYNRYDDNSTATRDTLTGANRPDRYLLPGLFLQDEWDLQDRKTLLTGIRFDHHPIHGMVFTPRVAFKWGLSERTVFRLNAGTGFRVVNLFTEEHAALTGARVVEIREALKPERSMNVNLNLTSRWKWGLHHFSTDISSWYSYFHNQILPDYDTDPNKIIYQNMKGHSRSVGMTVNLEWNWANRFRLQTGLTLQDVARVEKINGKGSKQPLVLTEKWSSTWSASYTFPNARWVLDFTGNLYGPMRLPLLSNVDPRPGMSPIWGIQNLQMTWKAGKKIEVYGGIKNLFDWTPDRAAPFLIARANDPFDKQVSYDAEGKVLATPDNPYALSFDPTYVFAPNQGRRGFLGMRFTVQ; translated from the coding sequence GTGAAACGAATTTTAACGATGGGGTACCTCCTGGGTATGTCCTTGTTGGGGCAGGCACAGGAAACCGTGGCGGAGGGGAAAATAATCAATCAGGAAGGCGAGCCGATATTGGCAGCCACAATTCAATGGCAAAAAAGAAAGGCTATCTCTGATAGCACGGGTTATTTCCGCCTGACCATTCCAACCAAGGGGAAAATAAGTTTACACATATCTGCCATGGGCTATGAGCCTTTGGATACTGTGATGACATCGGTGATGAATGGGGTATTTAAATTAACACGCGAAGTAAAAGTAGGAGAGGAAGTAGTGATAACCGGGACATTAAGATCGGTGCGACGTTCGGAAAGCCCGGTGGCAGTAGAGATATTCACTCCGCAATTCTTCAAGCGTAATCCCGCTCCGAGTATATTCGAGGCCTTGCAACAAGTGAATGGTGTTAGGCCACAATTAAATTGCAACGTATGTAATACCGGCGATATTCATATCAATGGGCTGGAAGGTCCCTATACCATGGTGACCATCGATGGTATGCCAATTGTCAGCAGTCTGGCTTCGGTATATGGATTGTTTGGAATACCGGTACAGTTGATTGACCGGGTGGAGATCGTCAAAGGTCCTGCTTCCGGATTATATGGATCGGAAGCCATTGGAGGGCTGATCAATATCATTACGCGCCAACCCGAGAAAGCACCCCGTTGGGCGATCGATGGTATGACTAGCTCCTGGAGCGAACAGCAATGGGATATAGGCTCCAGATTCAGGATAGGAAAAAAGGCCAGCCAATTACTGGGCATAAATTATTACAGGTACCAGCTACCGGTGGACAACAATGAAGATGGATTTACCGATCTAACCCTGCAACACCGTGTTTCGATATTCAGCAAATTATCGCTGGCGCGCAAAATGAACCGGGAAGCCCATCTGGCAGGCCGGTATTTTTATGAGGATCGCTGGGGTGGGCAGATGAACTGGACCCCTGCTTTTCGGGGGAGTGATAGTATATATGGCGAAAGCATTTACACCAACCGTTGGGAAATAATTGGTAAATATCAACTGCCCATTCCCGGCAACTGGAATTTTTCTTTTTCGGGTACAGGTCACCGGCAGAATTCATTTTATGGTATTACTCCGTATTTCGCCCGACAACATATCGGATTTGGCCAATTGTTAGGGCATTTGAGATTTGCCCCAAGGCACCAGACTTTAATTGGATTGGCCTTGCGTTATAACCGCTACGACGACAATTCTACAGCAACAAGAGATACCCTGACAGGAGCCAACCGACCCGATCGTTATTTATTACCCGGGTTATTTCTTCAGGATGAATGGGATCTTCAAGACCGGAAAACCCTGCTCACCGGTATTCGGTTTGATCATCACCCCATACATGGCATGGTGTTTACCCCAAGAGTTGCTTTTAAATGGGGACTTAGCGAAAGAACCGTTTTTCGGTTGAACGCCGGTACGGGCTTTCGGGTGGTCAATCTTTTTACCGAGGAACATGCAGCATTGACTGGCGCAAGGGTAGTGGAGATTCGTGAGGCCCTGAAACCCGAAAGAAGTATGAATGTCAATCTTAACCTGACCTCTCGCTGGAAATGGGGCCTGCATCATTTCTCGACTGATATATCCTCCTGGTATTCTTATTTCCACAACCAGATTTTGCCAGACTATGACACAGATCCCAATAAGATCATTTATCAGAATATGAAGGGTCATTCACGGTCAGTCGGAATGACCGTTAACCTGGAATGGAACTGGGCCAATCGTTTCCGTTTACAGACCGGTCTTACATTACAGGATGTAGCCCGAGTGGAAAAGATCAATGGCAAAGGATCCAAGCAACCACTGGTATTGACCGAAAAATGGAGTAGTACATGGTCTGCCTCCTATACTTTCCCCAATGCCCGATGGGTATTGGATTTTACCGGGAATCTATATGGTCCCATGCGCCTTCCACTGCTTTCCAATGTGGATCCACGACCCGGTATGTCACCCATTTGGGGAATTCAAAATCTGCAAATGACCTGGAAGGCGGGTAAAAAAATTGAAGTGTATGGGGGAATAAAAAACCTGTTTGACTGGACACCCGACCGGGCGGCACCTTTTCTGATCGCCAGGGCGAACGATCCCTTTGATAAGCAGGTGAGTTATGATGCAGAAGGAAAGGTTCTGGCAACACCAGACAATCCTTATGCCCTGAGTTTTGACCCTACCTATGTGTTTGCACCTAACCAGGGTCGGAGAGGGTTCTTAGGAATGCGCTTTACCGTTCAATGA